The region CTCTATTCTAGTCTTCACCGTCCCGGACTAGGTCTCAAATCCCTCGCTTCCTGACTCAGGGGCAGGAACGTCACTTGTGAGCCAAATGTACACTCACCATCAAACACTTAAAAAGTGTTCatgccactgaagagctggaaacaaTCAGACTAGACTGCCAGTCACGTCAAATCCGCTCCTTTTGCCGATTTCTACCTGACCCATCTCCAAGTTAACCCCCTACCCACCCAAAAGGAAGCCTCTGGCCTATCCTATCGAGCGACTCCAAGATGACCACAAAGGTATCGAACTGTACTCTGTTCCGCCATGAAGggaattttctgtttctctccttcCAGAGGTGGGGCAGTTGGCTGGAAGTGGGTGGGACAGCTCCCTAAATTAtctccctcccccaacggcccccacccccaccagctcaACGCCTTGACTCCGACCCCACCCGCAGCGTCTGGAAACAGGCAGTCAGCCGGGTGGAAAGTCTAACACGTCAACTATCAGAAGGAGCCCACGGATAGGCAAGTGTGCAGCACATGGGCAGAAAGGAGGCAGAAGCAGTTtagcacagagagaaaaaaaaatgtggtAATCCATTTTGGAAAGTAAAATCAAGAATGGAGATGTACTTTAAAGAGTTCTTACCCCGCACCATTACAACAGACCCATTGCCATACAGTATCCTGactgggaggggtttgaggatcGCAACCTGACACCTATAGGTTCCGTTATTCTTCAGAGTTGATTGGTTGATTCTGAGGACCGAGGATCCACTTGGTAAATGAGCTGTGACAGTGACTCTTGGGTCAGGGCTATCACACTGCGATGATACAGAAACATTGGCCTCTACGTGGCAGGATACCTGAGTACTCTGACTGGTCCAGGTGAAGTTGAGCTCTTCTGGGAGTATATCTGCGGTCCATAAAGTACAGTTCAGAGTGATGACGTTTCCTTCTGTTAACAAGAGAGAAGAGGGGGACTGGGAAACGTTGCTTTCCATCTTTCTGGACGCTGGAGAAAAAGGATACAGGGCTTAGGAACTGGAGTGGAGGTAGTCACAGCCACAGTAAGAGTGAATATTCAAACACCATCGAAGGTTAACTCGCAAGTTGCACACAAATGTCCTGTAGGTGGCTGAGTGTTgatctgatagaggtctttaagaaaGGTTTTTGTTAGGTCAGACATAGTTTCCACTTGTAGTGGATACCAGAGGTCAGGGTCACACACTTAGGATAATGGCTAATGAGTcaaattgggaattcaggagcaCCTTCTctacccagggagtggtgagaatgtggatctcgctcccacagggagtgcttGAGATGATTAGTATAGATAcacttaaggggaagctaaaaagatgagggagaaaggaatagaaggatatagtGAGATGGAGTTGGATGGCAAGGGGACTGTATTGGGGCACAAACcatagcatggaccagttgggctgaatggcctgattccATGTTGTAAATACATTGTGAAACTGCACCCTACCCTGTCATTGAGGGCACTTCCTCTTTCCCTATTGTCAGGAGTGGTTCAGGTagctggggagtgggtgggacagctctccctaaaccatctcccccccccattcAAACACCagcctccccccttccccagcaccATCTGAAATCTGGCAGTAGTTGGGTTGTATATGAAGGTTGCAAACTATCAGGAAGCGACCGCCAGTGGGCATAAACTGGCATGGGGCAAAACGGGCAGAGGTGGGGCCAATGCAGTTtaatagagaaaaaaatataCCCATACAATTGGAAGGTAATATAAAGGATGGAATTATATCTTAAACAGTACTTACCTTCTACCCGTACAACTGATCCATTTCCATTAAAGCTCATGATTGGGAGAGGTTTGAAAATCTTGACCTGACACCCATAGGTGCCACTATGGTTTCGAGTTGCTTGGGTGATGGTTAAGACTGAGGATTTAGTTGGTAAGTGAGCCGTGATGGAGACTCTTGGATCAGGAATGTCACAACGTGACGAATCAGAATCTTTAGCTACTAAAGGACAGGTCTCCTCAGTATTCCCGAAGTTCCAGATGAAGCTGAGTTCCTTTATGTCTTTGGTTGCTGCCTGTAAGGTGCAGGTCAGACTGATGACCTCTCCTTCCGTGACCCTGAGAGAGGAAGGGACCTGGGAGACATTCTGCATCAGGCCGTGCACTGGGTGAAAGGACACAAGGTTCATTATAAAGCCTGGAGAGGAAGTTATTTAACTAACAACTGGGAATGGTGATCTGGAGATAGGGACTGTTAACAGCCCTTGGGGATATTATTACCACAGACTGGTCAAATACTGAAT is a window of Carcharodon carcharias isolate sCarCar2 chromosome 33, sCarCar2.pri, whole genome shotgun sequence DNA encoding:
- the LOC121272390 gene encoding uncharacterized protein LOC121272390, encoding MTPTPLTPLRAWTHCISLLCAVHGLMQNVSQVPSSLRVTEGEVISLTCTLQAATKDIKELSFIWNFGNTEETCPLVAKDSDSSRCDIPDPRVSITAHLPTKSSVLTITQATRNHSGTYGCQVKIFKPLPIMSFNGNGSVVRVEASRKMESNVSQSPSSLLLTEGNVITLNCTLWTADILPEELNFTWTSQSTQVSCHVEANVSVSSQCDSPDPRVTVTAHLPSGSSVLRINQSTLKNNGTYRCQVAILKPLPVRILYGNGSVVMVRGMVNPSSLDWLMPLAAVSALLLVFLCAFLIYILVRKNNKGQARDKAPGQVIRNRWYPVSDDQDSSGVVYSMVQDPTSGLHQQQSEEAAYAEISLPELDRPPREWVKTEYAMVHR